In Raphanus sativus cultivar WK10039 chromosome 5, ASM80110v3, whole genome shotgun sequence, the following proteins share a genomic window:
- the LOC108858355 gene encoding uncharacterized protein LOC108858355, translating to METENVSKDPPLHLESIIRISAATSVEKALEEAEIWNTVNESHNATAPPVTAPPSLSAVAWNKPDVGIVKCNIGSSWVANGSISGSSWITRDHQGQSLHHSRRAYPFSPTKRRADLLSLLWAVESMVNMKQRNVLFESSSIELRETLLYPDRFPEVHDLLDTLAGLLPRLGTWSLCYIWRSRNNVATSIAVTIIRDHRTQSYVAQGAPFWLREMVHQESLGA from the exons ATGGAAACTGAAAACGTCTCCAAAGATCCACCACTTCATCTGGAGAGCATTATCAG GATCTCTGCTGCAACATCGGTGGAGAAAGCCCTAGAAGAAGCTGAGATTTGGAACACGGTGAATGAAAGCCACAACGCTACAGCCCCTCCTGTTACCGCACCTCCCAGCCTGTCGGCTGTTGCATGGAACAAGCCTGATGTAGGTATAGTGAAATGTAACATTGGCAGTTCCTGGGTGGCGAATGGCTCTATCAGTGGCTCTAGCTGGATAACAAGAGATCATCAAGGACAAAGCTTACATCACAGTCGTCGTGCATATCCTTTTTCTCCTACAAAGAGAAGGGCTGATCTATTATCTCTTCTATGGGCTGTTGAAAGCATGGTCAACATGAAACAAAGGAACGTCCTCTTTGAATCATCATCCATTGAGCTGAGGGAAACGCTTTTATATCCTGATCGCTTCCCAGAAGTGCATGACCTACTTGACACTCTAGCTGGCTTACTACCACGTTTGGGTACATGGTCTTTGTGCTACATATGGAGAAGCAGAAACAATGTGGCTACTTCCATTGCTGTCACCATTATAAGAGACCACCGTACCCAATCCTATGTGGCTCAGGGCGCCCCTTTCTGGCTCCGCGAGATGGTGCATCAAGAATCTTTAGGAGCTTAA